The Ktedonobacterales bacterium genomic interval ATCGCGGCCAATCGGGCGTATGCCTCGTTGGAGGAAGAAGCCGAGCGAGCTGTAGCTTGGCTCGACGGCCTCACCAATGACGAGCGGTTGCGCCGCTGTGGTCTGAAGTCCTCTAAATTTCAATGGCTATCTACTTAGAGATTGGAAGCTGTCAGCAAGAAGGCGGTCTCTTGCTGCCAACCAACACTGGGGTGATTACCTCACTGAGTGCCTCTATCGGCCTTTCGACAATCGAACCTATTACCACCATGAGGATGTGGTAGAGTTACCTCGAGGCGAGGTTATGCGCCATATGCTTGCTGGGAAAAATGCAGGGATTATCACTAATCGGCTAGTAAATGACACTTTTGAACACGTACTTTGCACAAATCGCATTATCAATGATTGCACGCTCTCACTGGAGAGCAAAGAGCGGTCATATCTTTTTCCTCTCTACCTTTACCCCGATGCTCCCAAAGATGGGCTATGGGGTGAGGGGCAGATGTCATCTGCTCCGGGTGGTCGTCGCGCAAACCTCTCACCAGCTTTTATTGAAGATGCCAAGACTCGGCTGGGAATGGCCTGGGTTGAGGATGGTAAGGGAGACCGCCAGCAAACATTCGGTCCAGAGGACGTGTTCAGCTACCTGTATGCCGTCTTCCACTCGCCCACCTACCGCGAGCGGTATGGAGAGTTCCTGAAAATCGATTTTCCGCGCCTGCCGCTCACCTCAAATGCCGATCTCTTCCGGGCGCTCTGCGCGCTGGGCGATGAACTGGTGCGGCTGCACCTGCTGGAAGGACAGATACCCCTCACGACCAACTATCCGGTCAAGGGCGATGACCTGGTAGACACTGTACAGTATACACCACCTGTGCCAGACAAGGAACCGGGGCGTGTCTGGATCAACAAGACCCAGTACTTTGCGGGCGTGCCACCAGAGGTCTGGGAGTTTCACGTCGGCGGCTATCAGGTTTGCCAGAAGTGGCTGAAGGACCGCAAGGGGCGCACGCTGACCCACGCCGAAAAGGAACACTACCAGAAGATCATCACCGCACTGGCCGAAACCATCCGCCTGATGGCGGCAGTTGACGAAGCTATTGAGGAACAGGGCGGCTGGCCGATGAGCTAACGTGCTTCACGACTGGATGAAGTGGCGTTCACGCAGCCTTTGCTGCGTCCGTTCAACAGCCAGTGTCAGGGCTGGCAGTCCTTGATGTATCGCCTGAGCGACAATGTAATAACTCAGCACACACGCACGCTGGGGAAGTTTGGCGCGACAATTATCTTTGAGGGCACCTCCCTGGTGGCACCCAGACGATACCCCTGGCAATCTACCCTGGCTTTGAAATTGATCTGCGGCTCGCGCTGGGGCTGGTTGAAGCGTAGCAGCCTGGCGGGCGGTTTTGCCAGCTTCTTTTTTGATCTCGGTCATGAGATCAGAACCTCGCTGCTGCCTGCCTCTCTGGTCGGCACATTGGGGGTTCCCTTCCCTGGCGCCGCGACCATTCAAGGTGGTTCATAACCCCCTAACATGCTAACATGTTGTATGTTGAAAAAATTGCTGCCTGATGGTAAGCTAGAGGGCTGCTACCATGATGGGCTGAGCGCAGGAAGCCGAAGCAGCTCAATGGGATGGCTTTTTCCTCTGGAATCAAGTAGCCAAGTCCACCTTCACGCCTGTGGCCCATCCGCTGGTCGATCCCTGGATCGCATTGACGATGATTGCCCTGTGGACAAAGACAAAGGAATGCTGGTTGTAGAGAGGAATGCTCAAGCGAGCAAGCATGTTACGTTAAGCAAGAAGACCTCTGCCTCTCGCATCAATCCCTTTTTCAGGGAGGAGCACCATATGCGTTCTATTCGCGCTGTTCTTACTGGTTCTTCTTTACCGGAGCGCCTGGTTATCCGGGACGTCGATTTTCCTGCTGCTTCGTCTTCTGAGGCGCTTGTTCGGGTGAAAACGATCTCGCTCAATCGCGGCGAAGTTCGTAACATCTCAACTTCTGAGGCAGGCTGGAGGCCAGGGTGGGACCTGGCAGGAATCATTGAGAAGGAGGCAGCCGACGGCTCGGGGCCGCGTGCGGGCTCCAGGGTGGTTGGAATAGTTCACTCTGGAGCCTGGGCGGAAGTAGTAGCAGTACCGACGACGCAGCTGGCTGAAATACCAGATTCACTCGCATTTGCCGAGGCCGCAACACTACCAGTTGCCGGTCTGACTGCCCTGTGGACCCTCGAACTCGGAGGTCTCCTGCTTGATCGCAGGGTCTTAGTTACTGGAGCCTCAGGTGGCGTTGGTCATTTTGCCTGTCAACTTGCTCAGCAGGCAGGAGCACAGGTGATTGGCGTGGTTCGGCAGCCAGGTCGTGAAGCGACCGCCAAAGCAGCAGGAGCCAATCAGGTAGTCGTCAGTGAAGATTTGTCTGAAGCCCATGAATTTGGCCCATATGATCTGATCCTGGAATCGGTTGGCGGTCGTTCACTCGCAAGCGCCCTCACCTTGCTTGCGCCAGGAGGGAAGTGTGTCACTTATGGGGTCTCGGGTAGTTCGGAAGCCACCTTTGACGTCGGCCACTTCTTCTTGACCGGAGGAGTAAGCCTCTACGGCTTTAATATCTTCTACGAACTCTCCCAGAAATCCCTGGTTGAGGACCTCGGTCGCTTAGTTCGCCTGATTGCATCTGGACAGCTTCATCCCCATATCGCCATAGAAGCTTCCTGGACGCAGATTGGTGAGGTAGCGCAGCAGTTACTGAATCGTCAGTTCATCGGAAAAGCGATCTTGTACGTTTCGAGTTAGAGGGGAACAGATCTAATATAGGCGGAGAAGCACCGTATTGCACGCCGTTGTGCAGTGCTCGCTCTTTAGTAATCTACCACTTGGCTGCCGTATAGGGCTTCCTGCAATGGTTTTCTCAGCGTTCCTATTTGTCTTTCTAATTGTTCCAGATGCTTGTTTATCAGTTGAATGCGATCCAGGAACCTGAGTACGCCCACTTTTTTGATCTCTTCTGTGGTTTCAACAGCGAGTTGTACCCCGCTTTGAATCTCATTGCCTTTGACCAGTGCTACCGCTCTGGATATCGTTAAGAGGAGCTCCCAGAATTTCGTTTGTGGGAGTGTTTTTTGCGCTTGATCCAGATACTCCATCGCTTTAGCGATCTGTCCCAGCTCTGCATAGCTGCGTCCATATTCTTCATAGACTGTGCCCGGGTTATAGTGGCCTCTCGTGCTACTTGTTGCCAGGTCGAACGTGTGAGCGAGTTCCTCGGTTTGCCTCATGGCATATTCAAAATTCCCGAGTTCTCGTTTTCTCAGATACACGCGCGCGAGGAGCTGGATACCGTTTCCACGTGCCGCCTTATCTGCTTGCATAGTTGTATCTCTGGCCGCTTCAAGATAGGTGGCGGCCTTCTCCAGGTTTCCCAGTCGTCTATACATGTCTCCCTGATACGTCAGAGCAATATTGAGGAGGGTATCATCTTTGATGATGCGGGCAATGGTCTCCATCTGCTGATAGTGCAGCATCGCCTCGTAAGATTCCTGGGCTTGTGTCGCTTCAGAAACGATGTACCCCGCGCTGTGGTAGGTGTGGGGCAAGGCTTCGTAAGAGGCTGGGGTCTTCTGTGGTGATGAGGGTACGGACATTTTGTGCCAGGCGCTCTATGATCGCTCGTGCTTCACGTAAGCGCGACTCCTCGACGAGTGACCAGGCATGCTGAATGATCTCATCGATTTGTTCTGGCGTCCTTGGGATAATAAGGGAGTTTGCTGATCCAAGCTGCTCTGGGTCAACGCCTAGCAGGTCTGCAATACGGTAGAGTTCATTGATATTGTTGAGCTGCCTCTCTCCATTCTCCCAAGCACGGAGGGTGCGCGGTTCCACTTTCAAGGCTTCTGCGAGCTGCTCTTGCTTCAGATGATACTGCTTTCGGTAGCTTTTGAGAAATTGGCCGGCGAGTGATGGAGCGTTGTTCTTCGGCATAGCCACATTCCTGTCCGCTTTTGTGGCGCAACCCATTTGGATTCCGCCACATTTTGTGCCTGTACTGTTGGCTTGTTCTAAACCATAATAAGAAGCAGCTACAGAGTAACACATACGTTTTTCAATGACGTGGGAAGGAAAAGATGTTCTAACGATCCTCGCTTTGTTGGTCACTACCACTGCTAGTTAGCGAGGTAGTGGGATGGCGTTCTGAAGATCCTTTACGAGGACCTTTCGGGCCAGGTTTACGAGGGGTTGCGAGGAATTGCTCCAGGGAATCAGTATACACTAACCAATCACGACCGAGATGAAAGCCTTCTAATGTTCCCCTCCTAAGCAGGTGAGCAAGGTAAATTCTAGTCAAGCCTGAGCGTCGGGCAGCTTCTGGTGTCGTGATATAGTCTCGATAGGGATCGGAACTCTTGTGCATACGGTCCCTCAGGGTGATACTGTCGAGAACAGCATAGCACGATTAGCATTCCGTTGACAAATCATTTTTCCATAGTATATAATAATTTCTAAAGAAATATAATTATCCAAAGGAGAGAGGAGGCAGTAAAAACAATGCTGACTCGCGTGAGTGTACACGCAAGCCAGCGATGAGTCTCCGGTTGCACGTCGAATAGCGCGGCCAGGGTCCTCGTGCGCATTGTTGCACCACTACCCTGGCATGTCAAGCAAGAAAGGACTTGGCATGACACCCCAGACTCCTGTGCTAAAATATGCCCATCAGCACAAGCGGGAGCCAATCACTACTCCACATTGTTCTCACGCTCCTCGCACGTTTTTTGAACGCTTCGGATTTCTGGGCACCTGCATTCTACCCGCCGAAGTGCTCGACAACACCCCTTTGTGCGATCCAGAGACCAGGCAGATGCAGCCCAGTCTGCGCAAGCGCTGTAGCGCCTATGGCCTCTGCTTTGCCCACGTCTTGAGCCTCTTTGCAGACGGCCTTTATTGGGCAGATGTAGCCGCCAACCCACATCTGGTCGGTGCTGAACGCGTCGTGCTAACAGAAGAGCACCTGACCTTTGCCCTGGCCTGGGATGAGCGATTGCAGTGGAGGAAGCCAGCACACATTCGCCGACTCATGCAGGCACATGTCCGTGACATGGAGCCGCTCTGTATGAGGGCAGCGCCTGGGCCAGCAGAACACACGCCCCAGGTTCCCTTGGTGGCGCAAGAACTTATCGCAGTCACCACAGAAGATCTGTGCGAAGCGCTTATACCCCATTCAGAGCTTCCTCAAGAACCCCATTGCTCCACCCCTTCCAGGTGGCCGAGTCCACTCGAAGTGCAGCAAGGGCTGCTGCGGGCCATGTTGCGCACACTTCAAAAGCAAATGGCACATGCGCAGGATGCGATCACTGCGCAAACGCTCCAGGCTCGATGTGAACTCCTGCTGCACATGCAGCGCTGGCAGCAACAAACGCACCAACGCGTTGTCCATGTAGATCAAGGCTTGTATGCCACGCAACATCGCTCGGTCTGGTATCTGACGCTGGGGGTGCCGGAAGGGCTGCTGGCCGAGTCTGCCAGTGCAGCATAGGCAGATGGCAGCAAACGATTGCGGCGGCATCGGTTACGACGAGCCACCGATTTAATTGCGAGGTGTAAGATGGCTACACAACAGCAGACGGTTAAATTGCTTTTGACGCCCAGGGAAGCGGCAAACTCTTTAGGTATCGGTGTGACACTCCTCTACGAGTTGCTAAGCCGAAACCGTATCAGGAGCGTGAAGGTTGGCAGGCTCCGGCGTATCCCTGTTTCGGCGCTGGAAGCCTATATCGCCTCAGAATTGGAGCAAGAACATGGGAACCAGGCGTGGCAATAACGAGGGGACCATTTACAAGCGCAGTGACGGACGCTGGTGCGCGCAACTCACACTGTCAGATGGTAAACGCAAAACGATCTATCGCAAGAAAAAGCAGGAGATCATCGACGCGCTCCATGATGCACGCCAGGCTCTGAAGCAGAGCCTGGCCGTCCCCGACGAGCGCCAGACCGTTCAGCAGTATCTGGCAAGCTGGCTAGAGATGGTCCAGCCACCAGCCATTAAGGCGCGCACCCATTTGCGCTATCAGCAGTTTGTTGCCAATATTGAGAAAGTGCTTGGTCGTCAACGCCTGGCAAAGTTGACCCCTCAACAAGTCCAGGGGCTGTATTCCCACTACCTCAAGAATGGCATGTCGCCCACGACCGTCAATCATATGCACGCGCTGCTGCATCTGGCGCTGGAAAAAGCGCTGCGCCTTGGCATGGTGGCATACAATGTTTGTGATCGGGTTGACCCGCCACCCATTAACCGCGAAGAGCGACCCACCTGGACTGCTGAGCAGGCACGCCAGTTTCTGGATACTATCGTCGGCGATCCGCTGGAGGCACTATACGTTTTGGAGATTTACACTGGCATGCGGGAAGGTGAACTGCTGGCGTTGCAGTGGCCTGAAGTGGACCTCAAAGCCGGAACGTTGAAAGTGACAGCGACACTCTCCTACATTCACGGGGAGTTCCTCTTTACTCCGCCGAAAACACGACGCTCCAGGCGAACGATCTGGCTTGCTGCTCCCGTTATTGAGGCATTGCAGGAACATCGGAAACGCCAGC includes:
- a CDS encoding site-specific integrase — its product is MGTRRGNNEGTIYKRSDGRWCAQLTLSDGKRKTIYRKKKQEIIDALHDARQALKQSLAVPDERQTVQQYLASWLEMVQPPAIKARTHLRYQQFVANIEKVLGRQRLAKLTPQQVQGLYSHYLKNGMSPTTVNHMHALLHLALEKALRLGMVAYNVCDRVDPPPINREERPTWTAEQARQFLDTIVGDPLEALYVLEIYTGMREGELLALQWPEVDLKAGTLKVTATLSYIHGEFLFTPPKTRRSRRTIWLAAPVIEALQEHRKRQLEQRMRLRDIWDDSYDLVFPNGIGRPIEATNFLKRSCYPLVEKASLPRIHFHDLRQSVAHIMKKMGVQTEGVSETFGHEHSYITDRFYGHDAPELQQKAMEAMERALRKIGDEDQSQSNSQSN
- a CDS encoding zinc-binding dehydrogenase, producing the protein MRSIRAVLTGSSLPERLVIRDVDFPAASSSEALVRVKTISLNRGEVRNISTSEAGWRPGWDLAGIIEKEAADGSGPRAGSRVVGIVHSGAWAEVVAVPTTQLAEIPDSLAFAEAATLPVAGLTALWTLELGGLLLDRRVLVTGASGGVGHFACQLAQQAGAQVIGVVRQPGREATAKAAGANQVVVSEDLSEAHEFGPYDLILESVGGRSLASALTLLAPGGKCVTYGVSGSSEATFDVGHFFLTGGVSLYGFNIFYELSQKSLVEDLGRLVRLIASGQLHPHIAIEASWTQIGEVAQQLLNRQFIGKAILYVSS
- a CDS encoding helix-turn-helix domain-containing protein; translation: MTNKARIVRTSFPSHVIEKRMCYSVAASYYGLEQANSTGTKCGGIQMGCATKADRNVAMPKNNAPSLAGQFLKSYRKQYHLKQEQLAEALKVEPRTLRAWENGERQLNNINELYRIADLLGVDPEQLGSANSLIIPRTPEQIDEIIQHAWSLVEESRLREARAIIERLAQNVRTLITTEDPSLLRSLAPHLPQRGVHRF
- a CDS encoding excisionase family DNA-binding protein translates to MATQQQTVKLLLTPREAANSLGIGVTLLYELLSRNRIRSVKVGRLRRIPVSALEAYIASELEQEHGNQAWQ
- a CDS encoding type ISP restriction/modification enzyme; amino-acid sequence: MSARRRSLAANQHWGDYLTECLYRPFDNRTYYHHEDVVELPRGEVMRHMLAGKNAGIITNRLVNDTFEHVLCTNRIINDCTLSLESKERSYLFPLYLYPDAPKDGLWGEGQMSSAPGGRRANLSPAFIEDAKTRLGMAWVEDGKGDRQQTFGPEDVFSYLYAVFHSPTYRERYGEFLKIDFPRLPLTSNADLFRALCALGDELVRLHLLEGQIPLTTNYPVKGDDLVDTVQYTPPVPDKEPGRVWINKTQYFAGVPPEVWEFHVGGYQVCQKWLKDRKGRTLTHAEKEHYQKIITALAETIRLMAAVDEAIEEQGGWPMS